From one Pirellulales bacterium genomic stretch:
- a CDS encoding TlpA disulfide reductase family protein, whose amino-acid sequence MRHAKASCILAAIGFLAFLTLTALAPAADPAKPKADDNPYAPRKGLSNDELRKFIEHLQDAPSSLHERPGFAQGMLEAANQLLRGKLSEADRRFAVLAKFAALHQMAVNDEKDADKNLAAAAKEYRDSKDAEVAKQAKFYLLEQRVLAADDLKPEELPKLLAEVKSALSGESLDNQHLRIASATIRMVNRLNDDELAARSYKEFGEMFSKSDDSELSAYGRQIEASEPPVSLVGKPFPLEGLTVDGTKFNIEQYRGRVVLVDFWATWCGPCRAKLPGLMKLHEKFHAKGFEVVGVDLDKTIDDLGKFLDDTKLPWINLIGEKDGDEMKFPMAEKYDISAIPDTFLIGRDGRVIAHNPSDDELAKKLEVLLKPGQPAATKPAEPRKKNAKDKKEQKQPNGN is encoded by the coding sequence ATGCGACACGCGAAGGCCTCTTGCATCCTGGCGGCGATCGGTTTCTTGGCATTCCTCACCCTGACGGCACTCGCCCCCGCGGCCGATCCGGCGAAGCCGAAAGCCGACGATAATCCCTATGCCCCGCGAAAAGGCCTCTCGAACGACGAATTGCGAAAATTTATCGAGCACCTGCAAGATGCCCCCTCGTCGCTGCACGAACGGCCGGGGTTCGCCCAGGGAATGCTCGAAGCGGCCAATCAGCTCCTCCGCGGCAAGCTGAGCGAAGCCGACCGCCGCTTCGCCGTGCTAGCCAAGTTCGCGGCCTTGCATCAAATGGCCGTCAACGATGAAAAAGATGCCGACAAGAATCTCGCCGCGGCGGCCAAGGAATATCGCGACTCCAAAGACGCCGAGGTGGCCAAGCAAGCGAAGTTCTACCTGCTCGAGCAACGCGTTCTGGCGGCCGACGATCTCAAGCCCGAGGAATTGCCCAAGCTGCTCGCGGAAGTGAAATCGGCCCTCTCCGGCGAATCGCTCGACAACCAACATTTGCGGATCGCCTCGGCCACGATCCGCATGGTCAACCGCCTGAACGACGACGAGCTCGCGGCCCGCAGCTACAAGGAATTCGGCGAAATGTTTTCCAAAAGCGACGATTCGGAGCTCTCGGCCTACGGCCGGCAAATCGAAGCCAGCGAGCCGCCGGTGTCGCTGGTCGGCAAGCCATTCCCGCTCGAAGGCCTGACGGTCGACGGCACGAAGTTCAACATCGAGCAATACCGCGGCCGCGTGGTGCTGGTCGATTTCTGGGCCACCTGGTGCGGCCCGTGCCGCGCGAAACTCCCCGGCTTGATGAAGCTGCACGAAAAGTTTCACGCCAAGGGTTTTGAAGTCGTCGGCGTGGATCTCGACAAGACGATCGACGATCTGGGCAAATTCCTCGACGACACCAAGCTGCCGTGGATCAACCTGATCGGCGAAAAAGACGGCGACGAAATGAAATTTCCGATGGCCGAAAAATACGACATCTCCGCAATCCCCGACACTTTTTTAATCGGCCGCGACGGCCGTGTGATCGCCCACAACCCGAGCGACGACGAGCTGGCCAAGAAACTCGAAGTGCTACTAAAGCCAGGCCAACCCGCCGCCACAAAACCGGCGGAACCGCGCAAGAAAAACGCGAAAGACAAGAAAGAACAGAAGCAGCCAAACGGCAATTAG
- a CDS encoding excinuclease ABC subunit UvrC, with translation MTASDDPIANGDDAGADSSAAGADAAGENATAANSEALLTGFEAAAAKVRTFPQTPGVYLMKDAAGVVIYVGKAKNLRARAGSYFLKAAAEDRRTAELIKEIRDIDFLPAESEIDALLVEARLIKDVQPKFNRDLKDDKSFPYLEIYIREDFPRVEFTRQPHDRGTKLYGPFANAGGLRGAIQVLQKIFKFRTCSLDIDDGDNRWRWFRPCLLASIHQCTAPCNLRISKEDYRRDIQRLRMFLEGKKGALLEQMRGEMRAAAEALQFERAARLRDEIHLLETLDQRGDLDENAQPEVFYIDPKKGLAGLRKILHLAETPRTIEGVDIAHLAGGQTVASLVQFIDGLPFKPGYRRFKIRGVAGIDDFASIHEVVGRRFQRLENDDSPKPDILLIDGGKGQLHAAMAALGQLEITPPAVISLAKREEEIYLPGAEEPIRLSRHAYALRLLQYVRDEAHRFAQQYHHLLRKKSSLDE, from the coding sequence GTGACTGCTTCTGACGATCCCATTGCCAATGGCGACGACGCCGGCGCCGATTCGAGTGCTGCCGGGGCCGATGCTGCCGGCGAGAATGCCACGGCGGCCAATTCCGAAGCTCTGCTTACCGGTTTCGAAGCGGCGGCGGCAAAGGTGCGCACGTTTCCGCAAACGCCTGGCGTGTATCTGATGAAGGATGCCGCGGGAGTGGTGATCTATGTCGGCAAGGCGAAGAACTTGCGGGCGCGAGCCGGCAGTTATTTTCTCAAGGCCGCGGCCGAAGATCGCCGCACGGCGGAGCTCATCAAGGAAATTCGCGACATTGATTTCCTGCCGGCCGAGAGCGAGATCGACGCATTGTTGGTCGAAGCCCGGCTGATCAAGGACGTGCAGCCGAAGTTCAACCGCGATCTGAAAGACGACAAGAGCTTTCCGTATCTCGAAATCTACATTCGCGAGGATTTTCCGCGCGTCGAGTTCACGCGCCAGCCGCATGATCGCGGCACAAAGCTCTACGGCCCGTTCGCCAATGCGGGCGGGCTGCGCGGGGCGATCCAAGTGTTGCAGAAGATTTTCAAATTCCGCACCTGCTCGCTCGATATCGACGACGGCGACAATCGCTGGCGATGGTTTCGGCCTTGCTTGCTGGCCTCGATCCACCAGTGCACCGCGCCCTGCAATCTGCGTATTTCCAAGGAAGACTACCGGCGCGACATCCAGCGGCTGCGGATGTTTCTCGAAGGCAAAAAAGGGGCGCTGTTGGAACAGATGCGCGGCGAGATGCGCGCGGCGGCCGAGGCGCTCCAATTCGAGCGCGCCGCTCGGCTCCGCGATGAGATCCATTTGCTCGAGACGCTCGACCAGCGTGGCGATCTCGATGAGAACGCCCAGCCGGAAGTGTTTTATATCGATCCGAAAAAGGGCTTGGCCGGGCTGCGGAAGATTCTGCATCTCGCCGAAACGCCCCGCACCATCGAAGGCGTCGATATCGCGCACCTGGCCGGCGGGCAGACCGTGGCAAGCCTGGTGCAATTCATCGACGGGTTGCCATTCAAGCCGGGCTATCGGCGATTCAAGATTCGCGGTGTGGCCGGAATCGACGATTTCGCGAGCATTCACGAAGTTGTTGGACGGCGGTTTCAGCGATTGGAAAACGACGATTCACCGAAGCCCGACATTTTGTTGATCGACGGTGGCAAGGGCCAATTGCACGCGGCAATGGCGGCGCTTGGGCAGCTCGAGATCACGCCGCCGGCGGTGATTTCGCTGGCGAAACGGGAGGAGGAAATTTACCTGCCGGGGGCCGAGGAGCCGATCCGTTTGAGCCGGCACGCGTATGCGCTGCGGCTGTTGCAATACGTGCGCGATGAGGCGCATCGCTTCGCGCAGCAGTATCACCATTTGTTGCGAAAGAAATCGTCGCTCGACGAATAA
- a CDS encoding division/cell wall cluster transcriptional repressor MraZ produces the protein MSYSFILGEFARTLDERFRISIPTELAEPLLAAGAQTILAKQQPGCLSLWPAAEWQQKIEAGIAIVEGKLRAGKLQDQLADVQTLGRLLSTRHRPVQLAGRGRLSVPEGFREFLQVEPGTDAMVVGAGLCVEIWKPAAWLAHLESRIPEFGRLLDQLSA, from the coding sequence ATGTCGTATTCATTCATCCTCGGCGAGTTTGCGCGAACGCTCGACGAGCGGTTTCGCATCTCGATTCCGACGGAGTTGGCCGAGCCGCTGCTGGCCGCTGGAGCGCAGACCATTCTGGCGAAGCAACAGCCCGGCTGTTTGAGCCTTTGGCCGGCCGCCGAATGGCAACAGAAGATCGAGGCCGGGATTGCCATCGTCGAGGGAAAGTTGCGGGCGGGGAAGTTGCAAGATCAACTTGCCGATGTGCAAACGCTCGGCCGGCTGCTGTCGACGCGGCATCGGCCCGTTCAGCTTGCCGGCCGCGGGCGGCTGTCGGTCCCCGAGGGGTTTCGCGAATTCTTGCAAGTCGAGCCGGGCACGGATGCGATGGTGGTCGGCGCCGGATTGTGCGTCGAGATTTGGAAGCCGGCGGCTTGGCTGGCCCATTTGGAAAGCCGCATTCCCGAATTCGGCCGGCTATTGGATCAGCTTTCGGCGTAG
- a CDS encoding DUF4943 family protein, which translates to MQPWPVCSVVVILLAASMAIEPVHGSNPTLPKENRRVKELFASMRSEKYSGIEFPKLDWSDITALLDHADETNQLRSFPRDAASSQYEPHCSEGMVALWLIEGIRRGDRYPSGNALCFNAAKAGNDWGKASEANHKQVAKAYRAWWEKARSLPSKEAKKLDPLQGADLAWH; encoded by the coding sequence GTGCAGCCGTGGCCGGTTTGCAGTGTTGTCGTGATTCTTCTCGCCGCGAGCATGGCCATCGAACCCGTCCACGGCTCAAACCCGACGTTGCCGAAGGAAAACCGCCGCGTGAAAGAGCTCTTCGCATCGATGCGGAGCGAAAAATATTCGGGAATCGAATTTCCCAAGCTCGATTGGTCCGATATCACTGCCTTGTTGGACCACGCCGACGAAACGAACCAGCTCAGAAGCTTTCCACGTGACGCGGCTTCCTCGCAATACGAACCGCACTGCAGCGAAGGAATGGTCGCATTGTGGCTGATCGAGGGCATCCGCCGCGGCGACCGGTATCCGTCGGGAAATGCCTTGTGCTTCAATGCCGCAAAAGCGGGCAACGATTGGGGCAAAGCCTCGGAGGCCAATCACAAGCAAGTGGCCAAGGCCTATCGCGCCTGGTGGGAAAAGGCGCGATCGCTGCCGTCGAAGGAAGCCAAAAAGCTCGATCCGCTACAAGGCGCCGATTTGGCTTGGCATTAA
- a CDS encoding DUF1844 domain-containing protein, protein MNEQTGESPKIIVDEGWKERVEAEKQAAAAKQAEQHKSTSTPAPSTATLVQSAAAPAQSASGSASSAAPPASAAAGPTSRAPIPPPPATLEFLITTLATQAMMALGQMVNPLTGKADVRLSEAKHFIDMLTVLEEKTVGNRTPDESALLDGFLHELRMAFVMSQTA, encoded by the coding sequence ATGAACGAGCAAACTGGCGAATCGCCGAAGATCATCGTCGACGAGGGATGGAAGGAACGCGTCGAAGCAGAGAAGCAAGCCGCCGCGGCGAAGCAAGCGGAACAACACAAATCGACCTCCACGCCGGCACCATCCACCGCGACACTGGTGCAATCGGCTGCCGCGCCTGCGCAATCGGCTTCCGGCTCGGCATCATCCGCCGCGCCGCCCGCTTCCGCCGCGGCCGGACCTACAAGCCGTGCCCCGATTCCGCCACCGCCCGCGACGCTCGAATTCCTCATTACCACGCTCGCCACGCAGGCGATGATGGCGCTTGGCCAAATGGTCAACCCGCTCACCGGCAAGGCCGACGTGCGGCTCTCGGAAGCGAAGCATTTCATCGATATGCTCACGGTGCTCGAGGAAAAGACCGTCGGCAATCGCACTCCCGATGAATCCGCCCTCCTCGACGGTTTTCTCCACGAACTGCGCATGGCTTTCGTCATGTCGCAAACGGCATAG
- the aroF gene encoding 3-deoxy-7-phosphoheptulonate synthase codes for MIVVMKKEATKTDVEHMVERIEHLGLKPHIIVGTERTVIAVIGDDRHTYKDALVGGNGVADVLPVLAPYKVASRETKSEPTVVKAGSFTIGGNRIGVIAGPCSVENEEQIVATAIAVKEAGATALRGGAFKPRTSPYAFQGHGRPGLEMLAAAREKTGLAIVTEVLATEDVSMVAKYADVLQIGARNMQNYRLLEAVGKTDRAVLLKRGAGATLEELLLAAEYILDAGNPRVMLCERGIRTFETHTRYTLPLASIPYLHAKTHLPVVIDPSHGTGHRDMVPSLSAASVAAGADGLIIEVHPDPENAMSDGYQSLDPDQFRQTMALCRKVAEAVGRTM; via the coding sequence GTGATCGTTGTCATGAAAAAAGAAGCCACGAAAACCGACGTCGAACACATGGTCGAGCGGATCGAACATCTGGGATTGAAGCCTCATATCATCGTCGGCACCGAGCGGACCGTGATCGCCGTGATCGGCGACGACCGCCACACGTATAAGGATGCGCTCGTGGGAGGCAACGGCGTCGCGGATGTGCTGCCCGTGTTGGCCCCCTACAAGGTTGCCAGCCGTGAGACCAAGTCCGAACCGACCGTGGTCAAAGCCGGCAGCTTCACCATCGGCGGAAATCGCATCGGCGTTATTGCCGGGCCATGTTCGGTCGAGAACGAAGAGCAAATCGTCGCCACGGCCATCGCCGTCAAGGAAGCGGGGGCGACGGCCCTGCGCGGCGGGGCGTTCAAGCCGCGAACCAGCCCCTATGCCTTTCAGGGCCACGGCCGGCCGGGACTCGAAATGCTCGCCGCCGCGAGGGAGAAAACGGGACTCGCGATCGTCACCGAAGTGCTCGCCACCGAAGATGTGTCCATGGTGGCCAAATATGCCGACGTGCTCCAGATCGGCGCCCGCAACATGCAAAACTACCGCCTGCTCGAAGCCGTCGGAAAAACCGATCGGGCCGTGCTCCTCAAGCGCGGCGCTGGCGCGACGCTCGAAGAACTGCTGCTCGCGGCGGAATACATCCTCGACGCCGGCAATCCGCGCGTGATGCTCTGCGAGCGCGGCATTCGCACCTTCGAAACCCACACCCGCTACACGCTCCCACTGGCCAGCATTCCTTATCTCCACGCCAAAACGCATCTTCCGGTCGTGATCGATCCGAGCCACGGCACGGGACATCGCGATATGGTGCCGTCTCTTTCGGCCGCCAGCGTCGCTGCCGGCGCCGATGGGCTAATAATCGAAGTGCATCCCGACCCGGAAAACGCGATGAGCGACGGCTATCAATCCCTCGACCCCGACCAATTCCGCCAAACGATGGCCCTGTGCCGAAAGGTGGCCGAGGCGGTGGGGCGGACAATGTAG
- a CDS encoding sugar phosphate isomerase/epimerase family protein: protein MARLSMNEMTTYRWSFDEDVAEYRKAGIQAIGVWRHKLSDYGEKQGIDLLAEAGLPVSNVLWAGGFTGSDGHTFRESIADATEAIRLAAALKARSLVVYSGGRAGHTHNHARRLLIDALRELAPLAARAKVILAIEPMHAACAAEWTFLTTLADALSVLDVIGSPSVQLVFDAYHFGCDRAALEFLPHFAGRIAIVHFADGHCPTAQEQNRTRLGEGAVPLREVVAALRSVGYDGDYDVELIGQEIEATDYRELLRHSKAMFEELVAK, encoded by the coding sequence ATGGCTCGTTTGTCGATGAACGAAATGACGACCTATCGCTGGTCGTTCGATGAGGATGTCGCCGAATACCGAAAGGCCGGCATCCAGGCCATCGGCGTTTGGCGGCATAAGCTCTCCGATTACGGCGAGAAACAGGGGATTGACCTGCTCGCGGAAGCGGGCCTACCGGTATCGAACGTGCTCTGGGCCGGCGGCTTTACCGGCAGCGACGGCCACACATTTCGCGAAAGCATCGCCGACGCCACGGAGGCGATTCGGCTGGCCGCCGCCCTGAAAGCTCGCTCGCTCGTGGTCTACAGCGGCGGCCGAGCCGGCCATACGCACAACCATGCCCGGCGGCTCTTGATCGACGCCTTGCGTGAACTCGCGCCTCTGGCCGCGCGGGCGAAAGTGATTCTGGCGATCGAACCGATGCATGCCGCCTGCGCCGCGGAATGGACGTTCTTGACCACGCTGGCCGACGCGCTTTCGGTGTTAGACGTCATTGGCAGTCCGAGCGTGCAACTGGTGTTCGACGCGTATCACTTTGGATGCGATCGTGCTGCGCTCGAGTTCTTGCCGCACTTTGCCGGCCGGATCGCAATTGTACATTTTGCCGACGGCCATTGCCCGACGGCGCAAGAACAGAACCGCACACGGCTGGGCGAGGGCGCCGTGCCGCTGCGCGAAGTGGTTGCCGCATTGCGATCGGTGGGCTACGACGGTGATTACGATGTAGAATTGATCGGTCAGGAAATCGAAGCCACCGACTACCGCGAATTGCTTCGTCACTCGAAGGCAATGTTCGAGGAGTTGGTGGCGAAATGA
- a CDS encoding hydantoinase/oxoprolinase family protein has protein sequence MNWLALDIGGANLKAADGLGFAVSQPFALWKNPRLLVEALRTLVAGAPRADHLAATMTGELADCFNTKTEGVEFIVNALSTAADGRHTRIYLNNGLLVSPQIALKQPLAAAATNWHALARFAGRYAPKGSGLLVDIGSTTTDIIPLVDGRPAAQGKTDPERLISSELVYTGVERSPVCALVNAVPWRKQQCPVAQEVFSTTWDAYLTLGDLPEEPNNSNTADGRPATKSAARDRLARAICADRETFDEADAHAAAEAIARSQLAKIAVAVAQVGGRFDSPLETVVVSGRGEFVARRVLERMKTPAKIVSLDQELGPALSRSATAHALAVIAREGE, from the coding sequence ATGAACTGGCTTGCGCTCGACATAGGCGGCGCGAACTTGAAAGCCGCCGATGGGCTCGGCTTCGCCGTGTCGCAACCGTTTGCGCTATGGAAGAATCCACGGCTGCTGGTGGAAGCGTTGCGTACGTTGGTCGCCGGGGCGCCGCGAGCCGACCATCTCGCCGCCACGATGACCGGCGAATTGGCCGACTGTTTTAACACCAAGACCGAAGGTGTCGAGTTCATCGTGAACGCGCTTTCGACCGCCGCCGACGGCCGGCACACGCGCATTTATTTGAACAATGGGCTGTTGGTCTCGCCGCAGATCGCGCTCAAGCAGCCGTTGGCCGCCGCGGCCACGAACTGGCACGCTCTGGCTCGATTTGCCGGCCGCTACGCGCCGAAGGGCTCCGGCCTGCTGGTCGACATCGGCTCGACCACGACCGACATTATCCCGCTCGTCGATGGTCGTCCCGCGGCGCAGGGGAAGACCGATCCGGAGCGATTGATTTCATCGGAACTGGTTTACACGGGCGTGGAACGGAGCCCGGTTTGCGCGCTGGTGAACGCGGTGCCGTGGCGGAAGCAGCAGTGCCCGGTCGCACAAGAGGTATTTTCCACCACCTGGGACGCGTATCTGACGCTCGGCGATTTGCCGGAAGAGCCGAACAACTCGAACACGGCCGACGGTCGCCCGGCCACCAAGTCGGCCGCGCGCGATCGGTTGGCCCGCGCGATCTGTGCCGACCGTGAAACGTTCGACGAGGCGGATGCTCATGCCGCGGCCGAAGCCATCGCACGGAGCCAGTTGGCGAAAATTGCTGTTGCCGTGGCGCAGGTCGGCGGTCGATTTGATTCGCCGCTCGAAACGGTCGTGGTTTCCGGGCGGGGGGAATTCGTCGCCCGCCGGGTGCTTGAGCGTATGAAAACGCCGGCGAAGATCGTATCGCTCGACCAGGAACTCGGCCCGGCGCTGTCTCGCTCCGCGACAGCCCACGCGCTGGCAGTGATCGCGCGGGAAGGCGAGTAG
- the cobA gene encoding uroporphyrinogen-III C-methyltransferase: protein MFPTASNSLGKVYLVGAGPGDPGSITWRGVECLRRADVVLYDYLVNPRILIHARPGADMLCLGRHGGPAGPGVCPDRIMPQAEVNRRLIELARSGRSVVRLKGGDPAVFGRLAEEAEALTAAGVPLEIVPGITAALAAGSYAGIMLTHRDEASAVALVTGRETDDKQSSGLDFAALAAFPGTLVFYMGLTTAHQWTSELISNGKPPDTPAAIVRRVSWPDQTVTHTTLGRVAEDIAAAKMRPPVVVIVGSVVAATACDWFRSRPLFGRRVLVTRPLDQAETLCGRLSELGAECLLQPAIQISPPSDWGPVDSALSRLDEFDWLAFSSANGVRFLLERLLEQGGDLRRLAGLRIAAMGPGTGDELTRYHLKADLQPEQYRAEALAEMLRSEARGRRFLLARASRGRAVLPEELVAAGATVEQIVIYESRDVPQPDAPIAAALAAGRIDWITVTSSAIARSLVRMFGEQLRNSCLASISPITSATLRSLGYEPAAEATEFTMDGVVAAILAAIGN from the coding sequence ATGTTCCCCACCGCTTCGAATTCCCTCGGCAAGGTCTATCTCGTCGGCGCCGGCCCCGGCGACCCGGGATCAATCACTTGGCGGGGCGTCGAATGCCTGCGGCGGGCCGATGTCGTGCTCTACGACTATCTGGTCAATCCGCGAATTCTCATCCATGCCCGCCCAGGAGCCGATATGCTCTGCCTCGGCCGGCATGGCGGACCGGCCGGCCCGGGCGTTTGCCCGGATCGGATCATGCCGCAAGCCGAGGTGAATCGTCGGCTGATCGAATTGGCTCGGTCCGGGCGAAGCGTGGTGCGGTTGAAAGGGGGCGATCCTGCGGTATTCGGCCGGCTGGCGGAAGAGGCAGAAGCGTTGACTGCCGCGGGCGTGCCGCTGGAAATCGTGCCCGGAATCACCGCGGCCCTGGCCGCCGGCAGCTATGCCGGAATCATGCTCACCCACCGCGACGAAGCCTCGGCCGTAGCACTCGTCACCGGCCGGGAAACCGACGACAAGCAATCCTCGGGCCTCGATTTCGCCGCCCTCGCGGCCTTTCCCGGCACGCTCGTTTTCTACATGGGTCTGACCACGGCGCATCAATGGACCTCGGAACTGATTTCAAACGGCAAACCGCCAGACACCCCGGCCGCGATCGTGCGCCGTGTCTCGTGGCCCGATCAAACCGTGACCCACACGACGCTCGGCCGTGTCGCCGAAGACATCGCAGCGGCGAAAATGCGCCCGCCGGTGGTCGTGATCGTCGGTTCGGTGGTCGCGGCAACGGCGTGCGATTGGTTTCGATCGCGGCCGCTTTTCGGCCGGCGAGTGCTTGTCACCCGGCCGCTGGATCAGGCCGAAACGCTTTGCGGCCGACTTTCCGAACTTGGGGCAGAATGCCTGCTGCAGCCGGCAATTCAGATCAGCCCGCCATCGGATTGGGGGCCGGTCGATTCGGCCCTGTCGCGGCTCGATGAATTCGATTGGCTCGCGTTTTCAAGTGCCAACGGCGTCCGATTCTTGTTAGAGCGATTGCTCGAGCAAGGGGGCGATTTGCGCCGATTGGCCGGATTGCGGATTGCCGCGATGGGGCCCGGCACCGGCGACGAACTCACGCGCTATCATCTCAAAGCCGACTTGCAACCCGAGCAATATCGGGCCGAGGCGCTTGCGGAAATGTTGCGCTCCGAAGCGCGAGGCCGGCGGTTCTTGCTCGCCCGCGCCAGCCGCGGCCGCGCGGTGTTGCCGGAAGAATTAGTCGCTGCCGGCGCCACGGTCGAGCAGATCGTGATCTACGAAAGCCGCGACGTACCGCAGCCGGACGCCCCGATTGCAGCGGCGCTTGCCGCCGGCCGCATCGATTGGATCACCGTCACCAGTTCTGCGATCGCTCGGTCGCTCGTGCGGATGTTCGGCGAGCAACTGCGAAACAGCTGTCTGGCGAGCATCAGTCCGATCACCTCGGCCACGCTCCGCTCGCTCGGCTACGAACCGGCCGCCGAGGCAACGGAATTCACGATGGACGGCGTGGTGGCGGCAATTCTGGCGGCCATCGGAAATTAG
- a CDS encoding tetratricopeptide repeat protein has protein sequence MADETQEDKRPKLVQRKPVSAEQRRLLQLNYDKGEQSKNRNRDYATEMFAQCVAGDPGNRVYVQAFLDNLQKKYNNKGKGGNFAGFKGMGSRATLKKSIAKGEFEKGIRAGLELLKINPWDIPALMQMAEASAGLGCYEAQLMYLNLAQKSAPDQGDVEIARACAKALANVGQFDQAMGCWERVKKHHPNNEEAQHAIAALHTDKISWVGTGKEDKGGKKGAGGKDGTRETELRAKHEADPADVDAASDLSDLLAREERYEEAETVLNTSLAATGGDIKVREHLEDIRVHRYRHQLAVAEKRAADDPSEENKKLLQEMRRELNRVELEVFRSRSERHPGNTTWKYEYAMRLSRSANYTEAIKRFQEARGDPKRKAAVYIELGNCFFKIKQFQLAVKSYADSLEVMTERDTELRKKALYRAGVVAMDHLNDLDAADRFLTMLAGLDFSYEDVSTRLDKINHARHKQ, from the coding sequence ATGGCCGACGAAACACAAGAAGATAAACGCCCCAAGCTTGTGCAACGCAAGCCAGTTTCCGCCGAGCAGCGGCGGCTGTTGCAATTGAACTACGACAAAGGCGAGCAGTCGAAGAATCGCAATCGCGATTACGCGACCGAAATGTTCGCCCAGTGCGTTGCCGGCGACCCGGGCAATCGGGTCTACGTTCAAGCGTTTCTCGACAATCTGCAGAAAAAGTATAACAACAAAGGAAAAGGGGGCAACTTCGCCGGCTTCAAGGGCATGGGCTCGCGGGCAACGCTGAAAAAATCGATTGCCAAAGGCGAGTTCGAGAAGGGCATTCGCGCCGGCCTCGAATTGCTCAAAATCAATCCTTGGGATATTCCGGCCCTGATGCAGATGGCCGAGGCCTCGGCCGGCTTGGGCTGCTATGAAGCGCAGCTCATGTATCTGAACCTGGCCCAAAAAAGCGCGCCCGACCAGGGCGATGTCGAAATCGCCCGCGCTTGCGCCAAAGCGCTGGCCAACGTCGGGCAGTTCGATCAAGCGATGGGCTGTTGGGAGCGCGTCAAGAAGCATCATCCCAACAACGAAGAAGCGCAGCACGCGATCGCCGCGCTCCATACCGACAAGATCTCTTGGGTCGGCACCGGCAAGGAAGACAAGGGGGGCAAGAAAGGCGCCGGCGGCAAAGACGGCACTCGCGAAACTGAGCTCCGCGCCAAGCACGAAGCCGATCCGGCCGATGTCGACGCGGCAAGCGATTTGTCCGATTTGCTGGCGCGCGAAGAGCGCTACGAAGAAGCCGAAACCGTTTTGAACACATCGCTCGCGGCAACCGGCGGCGATATCAAGGTGCGCGAGCATCTCGAAGATATTCGAGTCCACCGCTACCGGCATCAATTGGCCGTCGCCGAAAAGCGGGCCGCCGACGATCCTTCCGAAGAAAACAAGAAACTGCTGCAAGAAATGCGGCGGGAACTGAACCGCGTCGAACTCGAAGTCTTCCGCAGCCGCAGCGAACGACATCCCGGCAACACCACTTGGAAATACGAATACGCCATGCGGTTGAGCCGGTCTGCCAACTACACCGAAGCGATCAAACGCTTTCAAGAAGCCCGCGGCGACCCGAAGCGCAAAGCAGCCGTGTATATCGAGCTGGGCAACTGCTTCTTCAAAATCAAGCAATTCCAATTGGCGGTCAAAAGCTATGCCGACTCGCTTGAAGTGATGACGGAGCGCGACACCGAACTGCGGAAGAAGGCCCTCTATCGCGCTGGCGTGGTGGCTATGGATCATTTGAATGATCTGGACGCCGCCGACCGCTTCTTGACGATGTTGGCCGGGCTCGATTTCTCCTATGAAGATGTGTCCACCCGTCTGGACAAAATCAACCACGCACGTCATAAACAGTAA
- the rpsT gene encoding 30S ribosomal protein S20 has product MPNTKSAKKRHKQSLVRRERNRAVKSSLKTQIRKTVEKIAAGKLPEAEAELTSATAKLDKAAAAKIIHPNRAARLKSRLSHRIKVAKTASAAPAAQ; this is encoded by the coding sequence ATGCCGAATACCAAGAGTGCCAAGAAGCGCCATAAGCAGAGCCTCGTCCGCCGCGAACGGAATCGGGCCGTCAAATCGAGTCTGAAGACGCAGATTCGCAAGACGGTCGAGAAAATCGCCGCGGGCAAGCTGCCCGAAGCGGAAGCCGAGTTGACATCGGCGACTGCGAAGCTGGACAAGGCCGCCGCCGCGAAGATCATCCACCCAAACCGCGCCGCCCGGCTGAAATCGCGTCTCTCGCACCGCATCAAAGTCGCCAAGACGGCTTCCGCGGCACCGGCCGCGCAATAG
- a CDS encoding Hpt domain-containing protein: protein MSNAFVGGEPIYSSLADDPVMGELVDMYVDGMLDRINAMQQALASGDREALRCAAHQTKGAAGSYGFDSLTDAAAALESAIRDGQPAETIQRLFDGLIQLCRRVCAGVDPAATQSHSPS from the coding sequence ATGTCGAATGCGTTTGTCGGTGGCGAGCCGATCTATTCGTCGCTTGCTGACGATCCAGTTATGGGCGAATTGGTCGATATGTATGTCGATGGCATGCTCGACCGGATCAACGCGATGCAACAAGCGCTCGCCAGCGGCGACCGAGAAGCGCTGCGCTGCGCTGCCCACCAAACGAAAGGGGCGGCAGGCAGCTACGGCTTTGATAGCCTGACCGACGCTGCCGCCGCTCTGGAATCGGCGATCCGCGATGGCCAGCCGGCTGAAACGATTCAGCGACTGTTCGACGGACTGATTCAACTTTGCCGGCGCGTCTGTGCCGGCGTCGATCCGGCGGCGACCCAATCGCATTCGCCATCGTAA